In the Rhea pennata isolate bPtePen1 chromosome 25, bPtePen1.pri, whole genome shotgun sequence genome, one interval contains:
- the LHFPL5 gene encoding LHFPL tetraspan subfamily member 5 protein, protein MPKLLPAQEAARIYHTNYVRNARAMGVLWALFTLCFSILMVVTFIQPYWIGDSIDTPQAGYFGLFSYCIGNALTGELICKGSPLDFGTIPSSAFKTAMFFVGISTFLIVGSILCFSLFFFCNAATVYKVCAWMQLAAATGLMIGCLIYPDGWDSAEVKRMCGDKTDKYTLGACTVRWAYILCIIGILDALILSFLAFVLGNRQDNLLPSDFKVENKEEGNE, encoded by the exons atGCCCAAGCTGTTGCCGGCGCAGGAGGCCGCGCGGATTTATCACACCAACTACGTGAGGAACGCGCGGGCCATGGGGGTGCTCTGGGCCCTCTTCACCCTCTGCTTCTCCATCCTCATGGTGGTGACCTTCATCCAGCCCTACTGGATCGGCGACAGCATCGACACGCCGCAGGCCGGCTACTTCGGCCTCTTCTCCTACTGCATCGGCAACGCGCTCACCGGCGAGCTGATCTGCAAGGGCAGCCCGCTCGACTTCGGCACCATCCCCTCCAGCGCCTTCAAAACGGCCATGTTCTTCGTGGGCATCTCCACCTTCCTCATCGTCGGCTCCATCCTCTGCTTCAGCCTCTTCTTCTTCTGCAACGCCGCCACCGTCTACAAAGTCTGCGCCTGGATGCAGCTGGCGGCAG CCACCGGCCTCATGATCGGCTGCCTCATCTACCCCGACGGCTGGGACTCGGCCGAGGTGAAGCGCATGTGCGGGGACAAGACGGACAAGTACACGCTGGGCGCCTGCACCGTGCGCTGGGCGTACATCCTCTGCATCATCGGCATCCTCGACGCCCTCATCCTCTCCTTCCTGGCGTTCGTGCTAGGGAACCGGCAGGACAACCTCCTCCCGTCCGATTTCAAAGTGGAAAATAAAG aagaaGGCAATGAGTGA
- the CLPS gene encoding colipase encodes MARALLLSLLLAASALASPLQRGLIFNLETGELCVQSAQCKSGCCQRSDGLSLARCSPKAAEAQECSPKSIYGVYYKCPCESGLTCEADKSLVGAITNTDFGLCEDPRGRAGPRRR; translated from the exons ATGGCGCGTGCgctgctcctctccctgctgctcgcGGCCTCGGCCCTGGCCTCGCCGCTCCAGCGAGGGCTCATCTTCAACCTG GAGACGGGGGAGCTCTGCGTGCAGAGCGCCCAGTGCAAGAGCGGCTGCTGCCAGCGGAGCGACGGGCTGAGCCTGGCCCGCTGCTCGCCCAAGGCGGCCGAGGCGCAGGAGTGCTCCCCCAAG AGCATCTACGGCGTCTACTACAAGTGTCCCTGCGAGAGCGGCCTGACCTGCGAAGCCGACAAGAGCCTCGTGGGCGCCATCACCAACACCGACTTCGGCCTCTGCGAGGacccccggggccgggccgggccgcggcggcgctga
- the ARMC12 gene encoding armadillo repeat-containing protein 12: protein MRTSYSFSQTTRCTDAAIFQLKEMQENPKAENGIQMSDLQLEDRQASDSKALFSRAHRLLEQAKNVTIRLEADKIFAKSGVKIPLEIRKNKITVATGAGAVYLLYKTIQAGLKSPPGGAEPLSIARLAVEHDGGGGGPAGGESRELRKLLAALGQRQDDYSKSVVLNSITRCVYLLEAEAAACTYEDIRLVASCLDERDKEVKIQALNALKAFSGIRKFRIKIQEYVPKILELVTSTWDAEMHVAGLRLLNGLPLPEHSHPLLRRAAPALVDFLQTDGPLAQVQVLKLLVKMAQKEDLLYDVLNCQVQPDFLRLLHASQPGGLLREALVLVETLHEGCLSPAYRAARREYNEQSLHQALFGEDSRLADHLLAVFVHPEEEVQLQACKVILSLQLGKEDAAAAATLSSHSFETTFDGSFEGSFFNAGESIC from the exons ATGAGAACGAGCTATTCCTTTTCGCAGACCACTCGCTGCACAGATGCTGCTATCTTCCAGcttaaagaaatgcaagaaaaccCCAAAGCAGAGAATGGGATACAGATGTCTGACCTGCAGCTTGAGGACAGACAG GCTAGTGACAGCAAGGCACTCTTTTCAAGGGCACATCGACTGTTGGAACAAGCAAAAAATGTTACCATTCGGCTTGAAGCAGATAAGATTTTTGCTAAGAGCGGCGTCAAAATACCCCTTgagattaggaaaaataaaataac CGTGGCCACGGGCGCCGGCGCCGTCTACCTGCTCTACAAGACCATCCAAGCGGGGCTCAAGAgcccgcccggcggcgccgagccccTCAGCATCGCCC GGCTCGCCGTGGAGCacgacggcggcggcggcggcccggccggcggggaGTCGCGGGAGCTGCGCAAGCTGCTGGCGGCCCTGGGCCAGCGGCAGGACGACTACTCCAAGAGCGTGGTGCTCAACAGCATCACCCGCTGCGTCTACCTGCTGGAGGCCGAG GCCGCCGCCTGCACCTACGAGGACATCCGCCTGGTGGCCTCCTGCCTGGACGAGCGGGACAAGGAGGTGAAGATCCAGGCGCTGAACGCCCTCAAGGCTTTCTCCGGCATCCGCAAGTTCAGAATTAAGATCCAG GAGTACGTCCCCAAGATCCTGGAGCTGGTCACCTCCACGTGGGACGCGGAGATGCACGTGGCCGGGCTGCGGCTCCTCAACGGGCTGCCGCTGCCCGAGCACAGCCACCCGctgctgcgccgcgccgccccggccctcGTCGACTTCTTGCAGACCGACGGCCCCTTGGCCCAG GTGCAGGTGCTCAAGCTGCTGGTCAAGATGGCCCAGAAGGAAGATCTGCTCTACGACGTGCTCAACTGCCAG GTGCAGCCCGACTTCCTGAGACTGCTGCACGCCTCGCAGCCCGGCGGCCTGCTGCGCGAGGCCCTCGTGCTGGTGGAGACGCTGCACGAGGGCTGCCTGAGCCCCGCGTACCGGGCCGCCCGGCGCGAGTACAACGAGCAGTCGCTGCACCAGGCGCTCTTCGGCGAGGACTCGCGCCTGGCCGACCACCTCCTGGCCGTCTTCGTGCACCCGGAGGAGGAGGTGCAGCTGCAGGCTTGCAAGGTCATCCTCAGCCTGCAGCTGGGCAAGGaggacgccgccgccgccgccacacTGAGCAGCCACAGCTTCGAGACCACCTTCGACGGCTCCTTCGAGGGCTCCTTCTTCAACGCCGGCGAGAGCATTTGCTAG